A genomic stretch from Fusarium musae strain F31 chromosome 9, whole genome shotgun sequence includes:
- a CDS encoding hypothetical protein (EggNog:ENOG41), with protein sequence MVSLAQRLGKWYQFRFNNLTLNVPGTYITNNGTLSLLFKDKDEYEMKDVDEFTGRVLVGYIMSHTYEVDYEAAEQDEDMALREYNIALKAWAIGRMYNIHGLVVLARDHAVKLAKFMNPVWAMVAIVDTPLVMEHITGIIHRIDDYTEEFLQSVTRQEATDLLLRVPPPSTVGWLWATLQLMRKAQGPALERGWYLVHQTLPTHMPGLRECLPLLDELRQLTQLTRESEYRAPEAIDPFDDDDDAVEHVLNPFNHWIPDAKIKCGKVMRAMVRNFNSCQKIGTRNKEKPAERDKPYASGICSVYFSEKGPLYIPSSLLSEEMKEATDFQHDNSAHPMAELWLDNIALDAGHVIIHYLVTGIYQYLEHQKEAEKDAKDFSAEFATAIRVYVAADNLPLPDLREMAKGEILSVGKWLSLPALIKVMEEAALPFKAYPGIAAYVESRLLSFSQTAAMDGGEDHVDETLLALGAPDTLSQVVLRSVLLSKASRGRQMESPTYKSAWGNPRVELCHMEQAMERAEGSSSRNAEAARYEKENLHPQKPKAKQNGETSRRGWKRVGALEEKAEKRAEELASERKWNATRWGGYDWPARQSFFEEVGDAHEHPPVFSLGWGEVRKRQAFKRHDQCDSPTVIPETWIDQLTPGSSQNWPEDKEAVNW encoded by the exons ATGGTTTCTCTTGCACAACGACTGGGTAAATGGTACCAGTTTCGTTTCAACAATCTGACGCTCAATGTCCCTGGCACTTACATCACAAATAATGGAACCCTTAGTTTACtcttcaaggacaaggatgaaTACGAGATGAAAGATGTAGACGAGTTCACTGGTCGCGTCCTTGTGGGCTATATAATGTCACACACCTATGAAGTTGACTACGAGGCCGCAGAGCAAGACGAGGATATGGCTTTGAGAGAGTACAATATTGCACTCAAGGCCTGGGCTATCGGACGCATGTATAACATCCACGGTCTAGTTGTCCTAGCCAGAGACCATGCTGTCAAGTTGGCTAAGTTCATGAATCCTGTCTGGGCAATGGTGGCGATAGTTGATACTCCCTTGGTGATGGAGCATATCACCGGCATCATCCACCGAATCGACGATTATACTGAGGAGTTCCTGCAGAGCGTGACAAGACAAGAGGCGACAGATCTTCTCTTGCGCGTGCCACCTCCCTCAACAGTGGGTTGGCTGTGGGCGACGCTCCAGTTGATGCGGAAAGCCCAGGGGCCAGCTCTGGAACGAGGCTGGTATCTGGTTCACCAGACCCTTCCAACCCATATGCCGGGGTTGCGAGAATGTCTTCCGCTTCTAGATGAACTCAGACAACTCACACAACTCACACGAGAAAGTGAGTATAGGGCTCCTGAAGCTATTGACCCcttcgatgacgatgacgatgccgTGGAGCACGTTCTGAATCCATTCAATCACTGGATCCCAGATGCCAAGATCAAATGTGGAAAAGTCATGCGCGCCATGGTCAGAAACTTCAACAGTTGCCAGAAGATCGGCACCCGCAATAAGGAGAAGCCGGCTGAGAGGGACaa GCCTTACGCCAGTGGTATCTGTTCTGTTTACTTCTCAGAGAAGGGCCCTCTGTACATCCCCAGCTCACTCCTCagtgaggagatgaaggaagcTACAGATTTCCAACACGACAATTCTGCTCATCCTATGGCCGAACTGTGGCTGGACAACATCGCACTCGATGCAGGCCATGTCATCATTCACTACCTCGTCACGGGTATCTACCAGTACCTCGAGCACCAGAAGGAAGCAGAAAAAGATGCGAAGGACTTTTCAGCCGAGTTCGCGACTGCTATTCGTGTCTACGTCGCTGCCGACAATCTGCCCTTGCCCGACCTCCGTGAAATGGCTAAAGGGGAGATCCTTAGCGTCGGCAAGTGGCTTAGCCTCCCTGCCTTGATCAAAGTCATGGAAGAGGCCGCCCTGCCGTTCAAGGCATACCCCGGAATTGCCGCTTATGTCGAATCCCGACTTTTGTCCTTCTCTCAAACCGCAGCTATGGATGGCGGCGAAGACCATGTTGACGAGACACTCCTTGCGCTGGGTGCTCCGGATACATTGAGCCAGGTCGTACTGCGTAGCGTCCTGCTTTCGAAGGCTTCCCGAGGCCGTCAGATGGAATCACCAACCTACAAGTCTGCATGGGGAAATCCTCGAGTCGAACTGTGCCATATGGAACAGGCCATGGAACGGGCCGAGGGCTCTTCGTCCCGAAACGCTGAAGCTGCTCGCtacgaaaaagaaaatctCCATCCACAGAAGCCAAAGGCGAAACAGAATGGGGAGACCTCACGCCGGGGTTGGAAGCGAGTTGGAGCTCTTGAAGAAAAAGCCGAAAAGAGAGCCGAGGAACTCGCAAGTGAGAGAAAGTGGAACGCTACGCGTTGGGGTGGATACGACTGGCCCGCCCGACAGTCTTTTTTTGAGGAAG TCGGTGATGCTCACGAACACCCGCCCGTTTTCTCCCTGGGGTGGGGTGAAGTTCGCAAGCGCCAGGCTTTCAAGCGACACGACCAATGCGACAGTCCAACCGTCATACCTGAAACCTGGATTGATCAGCTCACACCTGGCTCCAGTCAGAACTGGCCAGAGGACAAAGAGGCCGTCAACTGGTAA
- a CDS encoding hypothetical protein (EggNog:ENOG41) encodes MSQDLPAQFITSPYADTFVKVLLKGNSITWIHRGVIPVHVLYMNNRAEVVGSKSASPIVDMQNIGNDTAHVIIHFFYTKKYNCVKPSGLSGDTAKAYELRLSLQVIEAARKMKLPALVDLAKKDCARFYHEMDFLNLVAILGKMNVDTKHFPELAQYISLHIEKVLSDPHGQVASNLLSRTTSNSITEIFVRKLVLKARGKPTGEPKARPEPGNETRDIAMGTQLPSHDSMTEMPEPSQFTQQRKSQIYQEVLKTPQPDDKGKGRAVSNPTTYVGKLHEKTVPHHESRAANRQEEAQSGPSRVRDWPCPFSPPCGPTPGLAGCIASMKDFVAVEKSSAVDWEVPKSETEKSEKSESERTESTVVDSDDEGVLVESETQATTTPSTEDSRNADRMNLFYAYGRW; translated from the exons ATGTCTCAAGATCTGCCAGCTCAGTTCATCACATC ACCCTATGCAGACACCtttgtcaaggtcctgttAAAGGGAAATTCGATCACGTGGATACACAGAGGAGTCATCCCAGTCCATGTTCTGTACATGAACAATAGGGCGGAAGTAGTTGGATCCAAGTCCGCTTCGCCGATCGTGGACATGCAGAACATTGGAAATGACACAGCCCACGTAATTATCCATTTCTTTTACACAAAGAAGTATAACTGCGTCAAACCCTCGGGCTTATCTGGCGATACAGCGAAGGCCTATGAGCTCAGACTGTCGCTCCAAGTCATCGAAGCCGCTAGAAAGATGAAACTGCCTGCGTTGGTAGACCTGGCAAAGAAAGATTGTGCGCGTTTCTACCATGAGATGGATTTCTTGAATCTCGTCGCCATCTTGGGAAAGATGAATGTTGACACCAAACACTTCCCCGAACTTGCGCAGTATATCTCACTTCACATTGAAAAGGTGCTTTCGGACCCTCATGGCCAAGTTGCATCTAACCTCCTAAGCCGGACTACTTCAAACAGTATCACGGAAATATTTGTTCGAAAGTTGGTCTTGAAGGCCCGGGGTAAGCCAACAGGTGAACCCAAAGCGAGGCCCGAGCCTGGAAATGAAACACGAGACATTGCTATGGGAACACAACTTCCTTCGCATGATTCTATGACAGAAATGCCTGAACCGTCGCAATTTACACAGCAGCGTAAGAGTCAGATATATCAGGAAGTCCTGAAGACTCCACAACCAGATGACAAAGGGAAGGGACGAGCTGTTTCTAACCCGACAACATATGTTGGGAAGCTCCACGAAAAGACAGTTCCTCACCATGAGTCTCGTGCTGCAAACAGGCAAGAGGAAGCTCAATCTGGGCCTTCAAGGGTGAGAGACTGGCCTTGTCCATTTTCACCTCCCTGCGGCCCTACCCCTGGCCTTGCGGGTTGCATCGCAAGCATGAAGGACTTTGTTG CGGTTGAGAAATCGTCGGCTGTTGACTGGGAGGTACCCAAgtccgagaccgagaagTCCGAAAAGTCAGAGAGTGAACGGACAGAGTCTACCGTCGTTGATTCTGACGATGAGGGAGTACTTGTCGAGTCGGAGACTCAAGCTACTACGACACCAAGCACGGAGGATTCGCGTAACGCAGACAGGATGAATCTCTTCTATGCCTACGGCCGTTGGTAA
- a CDS encoding hypothetical protein (EggNog:ENOG41): MASPKTDSAGGSPRDGVTKQNISAGSSPAGDPIIAQDENEGDASDSAFGDDASVSPGITETCTNGVLQRKLYCFHLIKHPRISQISRTDFADEHPSVEVIGTDLSPIQPSWVPPNVKFELEDATKNWSWPENYFNLVHVRFLMGAIVDWGTLFKEPSHCCKPGGFVESGEINPTFYSDDGSIDDVEALQTWNRLVIESGKGFGRSFTNIENDVQLFRDAGLVGVQSFDFKVPIGGWPKDEKMRKVGQFLRASIENDLEGYTMVVWHQIMHWPEDEYQVFLMNMRKAFKDKRIHGYMRVRYVYGRKPDADK, from the exons ATGGCCTCACCAAAAACTGACAGCGCAGGCGGGAGCCCTCGCGATGGCGTTACCAAGCAGAATATCTCAGCCGGAAGTTCTCCCGCTGGAGACCCTATCATCGCACAG GATGAAAATGAGGGTGATGCCAGCGACTCAGCATTTGGAGATGATGCGTCAGTCTCGCCCGGGATTACGGAAACTTGCACTAATGGTGTTCTGCAGAGAAAGCTCTACtgcttccatctcatcaagcatCCTCGAATATCGCAAATTTCAAGGAC TGACTTTGCCGATGAACACCCCAGCGTCGAGGTCATCGGAACAGACCTCTCTCCCATCCAACCAAGCTGGGTCCCACCAAACGTAAAGTTCGAGCTTGAGGACGCGACGAAAAACTGGAGCTGGCCCGAGAATTATTTCAATCTCGTGCATGTCCGTTTTCTCATGGGTGCGATAGTAGACTGGGGAACCCTGTTTAAAGAACCTTCTCACTGCTGTAAGCCAGGTGGCTTTGTTGAGTCTGGGGAGATCAACCCGACTTTCTACTCAGATGATGGTAGTATCGACGACGTGGAGGCTCTACAGACCTGGAATCGATTGGTGATCGAGAGTGGTAAGGGCTTTGGGCGAAGTTTCACTAATATCGAGAACGACGTTCAGCTATTTCGCGATGCTGGTCTGGTAGGCGTGCAGAGCTTTGACTTCAAG GTTCCCATTGGCGGGTGGCCCAAAGACGAGAAAATGCGAAAGGTCGGCCAATTCCTCCGTGCTTCGATAGAGAATGACCTCGAAG GATATACAATGGTGGTTTGGCACCAGATTATGCATTGGCCCGAAGATGAATATCAggtgttcttgatgaacatGAGAAAGGCGTTCAAGGATAAGAGAATTCATGGATACATGCGTGTTCGATATGTTTATGGTCGAAAGCCAGATGCGGATAAATAG
- a CDS encoding hypothetical protein (EggNog:ENOG41), whose protein sequence is METAMLQQLLNTSWIEPASPVSPGIIELSAMDSLTAPVYPSPTLFFPLKPGVNPLDLYSDCKRGLARYLYQHPHLCGKIVKDETGRNSIEISPAPYAGAHLVYYDHRDNKEMPSYDEFKRFGFPFADGNRDGLSKLCPENFPTVRTGDPVIITRFNVIRGGIVLTVSIAHAICDLVQFIDCIKSWATHTQVVSNARMRNEPEPPLPEQVAPHLVDRSPMKANSQIEHDLDRVAARAANLPHWTMLDPRKPESIGSTLENLFTSARLTDSDLASSNEAKLRQPSASVWKFPKSSIRILDFMAKKGSSGKTKLSAIDCLTAFTWQRFFEAKWAPDQTGPELVPETTRIVYVGSVRPRLTPPLPLNYLPTCVDLFPVTATTKGFYACSPRSVAKVATQIRNSNDNWSEKAFREMLEVAQMHPFSPGIVPNGPLDALTTDHTRLGTAVAEDWGALGRCEAYREPYIGRTPPLGEITFLPRWHSGEISVMFAGEAIVMERLRDDETMNAAASCQFIMHDFPRTAKKVKRPSRL, encoded by the coding sequence ATGGAGACAGCAATGCTTCAGCAACTGCTGAATACCTCCTGGATCGAGCCAGCCAGCCCTGTGAGCCCTGGTATTATCGAACTATCTGCCATGGACAGCTTGACAGCACCTGTTTACCCTTCGCCAACATTATTCTTTCCCCTCAAGCCGGGTGTAAACCCATTGGACCTTTATAGCGATTGCAAACGGGGTCTCGCGCGTTACTTGTATCAGCACCCTCATCTCTGCGGGAAAATTGTCAAAGATGAGACAGGACGAAATTCGATTGAAATATCTCCGGCGCCATATGCTGGTGCTCACCTTGTATACTACGACCATCGGGATAACAAGGAAATGCCTTCATATGACGAGTTCAAAAGGTTTGGCTTTCCCTTTGCCGATGGCAATAGAGACGGGCTAAGCAAACTTTGCCCCGAGAATTTCCCAACAGTCCGAACTGGTGACCCTGTTATCATCACCCGTTTCAATGTTATCAGAGGTGGGATCGTGCTAACAGTCTCTATTGCCCACGCAATATGCGATCTGGTTCAATTCATAGACTGTATAAAGTCCTGGGCTACCCATACGCAAGTTGTTTCCAATGCTCGGATGAGAAATGAGCCAGAGCCTCCACTGCCGGAACAAGTGGCGCCGCATCTGGTGGATCGGTCGCCAATGAAGGCCAACTCACAGATCGAACATGATCTTGATAGAGTGGCGGCTCGGGCAGCAAATCTTCCGCATTGGACAATGCTTGATCCTCGGAAGCCAGAGAGTATAGGTTCAACATTGGAAAATCTCTTCACATCGGCGCGTCTGACAGATTCTGATCTCGCCTCCTCAAATGAAGCTAAGCTCCGTCAACCGTCAGCCAGCGTATGGAAATTTCCCAAATCGTCAATACGGATTCTTGATTTCATGGCTAAGAAGGGGTCATCCGGAAAGACAAAGTTGTCGGCAATCGATTGCTTAACCGCATTTACCTGGCAGCGCTTCTTCGAAGCAAAATGGGCCCCTGATCAGACTGGTCCAGAGCTTGTGCCTGAAACGACGCGTATCGTTTATGTGGGGAGTGTTCGGCCTCGTCTTACACCCCCATTGCCCCTCAACTACCTGCCAACATGCGTGGATCTATTTCCGGTCACTGCAACAACTAAAGGATTCTACGCCTGCTCCCCTCGATCTGTAGCTAAGGTAGCTACCCAGATTCGCAACAGTAACGACAATTGGAGTGAGAAAGCATTCCGCGAGATGCTGGAAGTGGCACAGATGCATCCATTTAGCCCTGGTATAGTCCCAAACGGCCCTCTAGACGCTCTCACAACGGATCACACGCGCCTTGGTACAGCTGTAGCCGAAGATTGGGGTGCTCTCGGTAGATGTGAGGCGTATCGTGAGCCGTATATTGGTCGAACGCCTCCACTAGGCGAGATTACATTCCTCCCGCGATGGCATAGTGGGGAAATAAGCGTCATGTTTGCTGGTGAAGCGATTGTTATGGAAAGATTGAGAGATGATGAGACGATgaatgctgctgcttcttgccAGTTCATCATGCATGACTTCCCCAGGACAGCCAAAAAGGTCAAGCGGCCTTCCAGGTTGTAA
- a CDS encoding hypothetical protein (EggNog:ENOG41), producing MPSNNAAWLVAAKTSPFEVKEAPLTEPSPGHILVKNSAIAINPVDIANQYVGIFIQPSQYPVILGEDVAGTVEAVGPDVTAFKPGDRVLGYATSLATKDNAHSAFQEYTVIRAECASKIPEGLSFEQAAVLPLSLATAAWSLFGDVTLAMRYPSLNPTPTGETVLIWGGSSSVGGSAVQLAKAAGYEVITTASAKNHDYVKSLGADHVFDYKSPQVTKDIASLLTGKKLAGAFDASGSEGGMDSASQSIVHADGLRKLICVRSVSSEVPGVEAKTILSTSIISTPVAKAVFGDYIPAALEQGKFKAVPEAEVVGKGLEAVQLGINTLAKGVSAKKIVVAL from the coding sequence ATGCCTTCCAACAACGCCGCCTGGCTAGTCGCCGCAAAGACGTCACCATTCGAAGTCAAGGAAGCGCCCCTCACCGAACCATCCCCAGGCCACATCCTCGTCAAAAACTCAGCCATTGCCATCAACCCCGTCGACATCGCCAACCAATACGTCGGCATCTTCATCCAACCATCCCAATACCCCGTTATTCTCGGTGAAGATGTCGCCGGCACCGTGGAAGCCGTAGGTCCTGATGTCACCGCCTTCAAACCCGGCGATAGAGTCCTCGGCTACGCGACGTCACTCGCTACCAAGGATAATGCGCACAGCGCGTTCCAGGAATACACGGTTATTCGCGCAGAGTGTGCTTCTAAAATTCCAGAGGGCTTGAGCTTTGAACAGGCTGCTGTTTTGCCGCTTTCGCTTGCTACGGCTGCGTGGTCGCTTTTTGGCGATGTTACCCTTGCGATGAGATATCCTAGTCTTAACCCTACTCCTACCGGTGAGACGGTCCTCATCTGGGGAGGATCATCTAGTGTAGGTGGTTCAGCAGTTCAACTTGCGAAAGCGGCTGGGTACGAAGTCATCACCACTGCATCTGCCAAAAACCACGACTACGTCAAGAGTCTTGGAGCAGACCACGTCTTCGATTACAAGTCCCCCCAAGTCACCAAGGACATCGCCTCTCTCCTCACAGGCAAGAAACTTGCTGGTGCTTTTGACGCGAGCGGTTCAGAAGGCGGCATGGACAGCGCAAGCCAATCAATTGTTCACGCCGATGGTCTCCGTAAACTCATCTGCGTGCGATCCGTCTCCTCTGAAGTCCCCGGCGTTGAGGCCAAGACTATTCTTTCGACTAGTATTATCAGCACCCCTGTTGCCAAGGCTGTTTTCGGGGATTATATACCCGCTGCTCTGGAGCAGGGCAAATTCAAGGCTGTCCCGGAAGCGGAGGTTGTTGGAAAGGGCTTAGAGGCTGTTCAGCTGGGCATCAACACGCTCGCCAAGGGAGTTTCGGCTAAGAAGATCGTCGTTGCTCTATAA
- a CDS encoding hypothetical protein (EggNog:ENOG41): protein MTAAEKKETIALIGLGTIGLSFAALHLRYSNANLRLYDVRGDLKEHIESLLPVYLESTKKESSQADLEVEKLVSDGRLLVCSSIEEVCSGATIVQEQGPDSLDFKKSNWAEVVKYAPSNSHLWSSTSGISASRQVEDLEDKTRVLVVHPFNPPHIMPLIEVVPSPHTEPERTQFAIDYFKNLGSGHRPVRINKEVQGFVGNRLAFALFREACHLVSNDVVSVEDLDTIVEASIAPRWAVAGPFKTYNSAGGTGGIGVFLHNLADTMEACWDDAGDISLKGTSATKASQGTDCGDWTDKITKETEQAYGKPTAESLAERDRNLQKLIAAQPKVD, encoded by the exons ATGACTGCAgctgaaaagaaggaaacCATTGCCCTCATCGGCTTGGGCACTATCGGCCTCTCATTCGCCGCACTGCATCTACGCTATTCAAACGCCAACCTTAGACTATACGACGTCCGGGGTGATTTGAAGGAGCACATCGAAAGCCTCCTACCAGTCTATCTTGAATcgacaaagaaagaaagttctCAGGCTGATCTTGAAGTCGAAAAACTCGTTTCTGATGGCCGATTGCTTGTATGCTCTTCGATCGAGGAAGTCTGCTCTGGCGCAACAATCGTTCAAGAGCAAGGACCTGACAGCTTGGATTTCAAAAAGTCAAATTGGGCTGAAGTCGTCAAATATGCACCCTCAAATTCTCACTTGTGGAGTTCCACGTCTGGGATAAGTGCATCGAGACAGGTGGAGGATCTGGAAGACAAGACTAGGGTGCTCGTAGTTCACCCTTTCAATCCT CCTCATATAATGCCATTGATTGAAGTAGTCCCCTCACCTCATACAGAACCAGAACGAACTCAGTTCGCTATCGACTACTTCAAGAATCTCGGCTCTGGTCATCGCCCCGTCAGAATCAACAAAGAAGTACAAGGTTTCGTCGGAAACCGTCTAGCATTCGCCTTGTTCCGCGAAGCCTGTCATCTAGTCTCAAACGACGTTGTATCagtcgaggaccttgacaCTATCGTTGAGGCTAGTATAGCGCCACGCTGGGCAGTAGCTGGACCGTTCAAGACATACAACAGTGCCGGTGGAACTGGTGGAATCGGAGTGTTTCTTCATAACTTGGCTGATACCATGGAAGCCTGTTGGGATGATGCAGGTGATATCAGTCTGAAGGGGACCTCTGCAACTAAAGCTAGTCAAGGAACTGATTGTGGGGACTGGACGGATAAGATCACCAAGGAAACGGAACAAGCTTACGGTAAACCTACGGCAGAGTCACTGGCAGAGCGCGATCGGAACTTGCAGAAGCTCATAGCAGCTCAACCAAAAGTAGATTAG